GCGAATCCAACGCGAAACGAGAGCGCATGCGCTTACTCTTGACAGGCCTTTTGCTTTTTATATTTCCGCTGACGGCGGTTGCCGCTGACTCGCCGTGGCCGCCGATTCCCCAAGGACAGCCCTACGCCGCGCCGCCTGTCGTCCCAACGCCATCCGCGACGGCGTTGAAGAAGGCCCCGGTGACCGACGCGCACGGCGTCACGATTGTGTTCTTCCCTCCGGGAAGCGAGGGGTTGGAATCGCAGATCGATGGCGCCTACACGAGCGGTGGATATTTTGCTGGAGTGTGGGATGAACTCATTAAGGGCGGCGTAACTATGCAGTTGCAATGGTGGAAGTTTGCCGGTACGCACAACGGCGCTTATGGGACATTCGATCCGAATCGGCCCGGGCACAATATCAGCGTCGCGATCGACCCGAACGATGCCTCCGGTAATCCGTATCCTCCCGGAATTCTGGAAACAAATATTGTTCGGGGGGTTTTCATGGCATACTTTGGATGGACTGCGTACAAACGCTTCGCGCACTAGGCTATTGGAAACACATCCGGCGATTCGGGTAATCGATCGCGATTTGATGCACGGTCGGTAGGTTCGTTTCGACGAGGCCGTTGTAGCCATCGGGTCGCTGCGGCGAGGTGCACAGCTGCAGTTGGGCGACGGGACCGCCGTCGTAGAACGCGATACCGGCATTTTGGCCGCAACTCATGCCGTATTGCGCCGGCGTGAGGTTCGATCCGGCGCCGCTCCAGAGCACGCCGCCGCCGGTCGCGCCGGAATCGAGCACGACGTTGCCGATTTTCGTGCCGTTGACGTCGATCGAGCCAAGTGGAACCCGCGGCGTCAGATCGACCGGCTCGCAGTGCATGCGATCGACCGCGGCGGTCGCAGGGAAGAGCGTCACCTGGTTATGATCGCGATCGATCAAGGTCGGGACGCGCGACAGAAAATCGTAGCCGCAGAGGATGACGTTGCTCGGCAAATTCGACGAAATCCGCGCCGGCATGCCGTGAGCGGTATACGATCCTGCCGTGAAATCGGTGATGGTCGTCTGATAGTCGGCGTAGCGCCGCCCGTCGGGTGCGATCTCTTCGAGCGGCGCGCCGAACTGCAGGCCCGCGTTGCGCGCGGCATCCGCGGAAAGCAGCATGACCGACGCACCGGTGTCGATCACGCAACGCTCCGTGCGCCCGTCGACCTGAACCGGAATCGTCGCGCGCGTTCCGTCGAGGCCGCTGCCGATCACGACCGGCGCCGTGGCTCCCAAGAGAAAAAGGGCGAAAACCGCGGCTCTCATAACTCCCCGCATACCCCATGCACCTCAACTGTATCGGCGGCGGACCCGCGGGGCTGTATTTCAGCCTCCTCGTCAAGCAGCGCTTCCCGGACTGGAAGATCCGCGTCGTCGAGCGCAACCGGCCTCTCGACACGTTCGGCTGGGGCGTGGTCTTCTCGGACGCGACCTTGGATAATCTGCGCGTCGCCGACGAGCCGACGCACCGCGCGATCACGCAGGCCTTCGCCCACTGGGACGACATCGACATCTTTTTCAAGGGCCGCAAGATCACGTCGGGCGGCCACGGCTTCTCCGGTATCGCGCGCAAACGGCTGCTGCAGATTCTGCAAGAACGCGCGGCCGGGGTCGGCGTCGACGTCGCTTTCCAAACCGAAGCCGACGACATCGAGAAGTATCGCGACTGCGATCTGCTCGTCGGCGCCGACGGTATCAACAGCCGCGTTCGCCAAACGTACGCGGCGACGTTCCAGCCCGATCTCGACAAGCGCCTCTGCCGGTTCGTTTGGCTGGGAACGACCTGGCCGATCGACGCGTTTACGTTCCTTTTCGAGGAGACCGAGCACGGCTGGTTCACCGTGCACGCCTATCGGTTCGACGAGCAGCTGAGCACGTTCATCGTCGAGTGCCGTGAGGAGACCTGGCTCGCGCACGGTCTCGACTCGGCCGGCACGGACGAGACGATCGCGTTCTGCCAGCGGCTGTTCGGACAGTACCTCGGGGGCCACACGCTGATGGCCAACTCCGCGCACCTGCGCGGCCGCGACTGGCTCAACTTCACCCGCGTGAGCAATGCGAGCTGGATCCATGAAAATGTGGTCCTGTTGGGCGATGCGGCGCACACGGCCCACTTCTCGGTCGGCTCGGGAACCAAGCTAGCGATGGAAGACGCCATCGGCCTCGCCGACGCCCTGACCTCGCGGCGGGACCTCGGCGTCGCGCTCGAGGAGTACGTTAGCGCTCGGCGGCTTGAAGTGCTGAAACTTCAGAACGCCGCACGCAACTCGACGGAGTGGTTCGAAAACGTCGCTCGCTACGCCAGCTTGCCTGCCGAGCAGTTCGCGTACAGTCTGTTGACGCGCAGCCAGCGGATCGGTCACGAAAACCTGCGCCTGCGCGATACAACCTATGTCGAGGCAGTGGAACGCTGGTTCGCCGGTGAGAACGTAACCGAAGGGCGAGTTCCACCGATGTTCACGCCCATTGCTTTGCGTGGCCTCGAACTGCGCAACCGCGTTGTCGTGTCACCCATGGATATGTACAGCGCGGTCGACGGTTTTCCCAACGACTTCCACATGGTGCATCTCGGCACGCGAGCGCTTGGTGGGGCGGGGTTGGTCTTTACCGAGATGACGTGCGTGACGCGCGACGGCCGCATCTCTCCCGGGTGCACCGGCATGTATCTCGACGAGCACGTTCCGGCTTGGAAGCGCATCGTGCATTTCGTGCACGAGTTTTCCAATGCGAAGATCTGCCTGCAGCTGGGCCATTCCGGACCGAAAGGCTCGACCAAGCTCATGTGGGAGGGCATGGACGAACCGCTCGAGGCCGGCAACTGGCCGGTGGTCGGCCCGTCGGCCGTTCCGTACGCGCAAAGCCATCAAGTGCCGCGCGAGCTCAGCCGCTCGGAGATGGACGAGATTCTGCGCGCGTTCGTGCGCGCGACCCAAATGGGCGTCGAGGCCGGCTTCGACATGGTCGAGCTGCACTGCGCGCACGGCTACTTGTTGTCGTCGTTTATCACGCCGCTGCGCAACCATCGCACCGACGAATACGGCGGGTCGCTGGAGAACCGGCTGCGCTATCCGTTAGAAATATTCGCGGCGATGCGCGCGGTATGGCCGCAAGAGCGTCCGATGTCGGTGCGCATTTCGGCAACCGATTGGGTCGACGGCGGCGTCGGCGGCGCCGATTCCGTCGAAATCGCACGCGCGTTCAAGGCGGCGGGTGCGGACCTCATCGACGTTTCGACCGGGCAAACCTCGCCCGACGCCAAACCCGTCTACGGCCGGATGTTTCAAACGCCGTACGCCGATCGCATTCGCAACGAGATCGGCATTGCCACGATGGCGGTCGGCAACATCACCGAAGCCGATCAAGTCAACGCGATTCTCGCCGCCGGCCGCGCCGACTTGGTCGCGCTCGGACGCCCGCATCTCGCCGATCCGTTCTGGACCTTGCACGCGGCGGCGCAGTTGGGTTACGAGCAGGCGCCGTGGCCGGTGCAGTACGTGCCCGGAAAACAACAGCTCGAACGGCTCGTGCAGCGCGCCAAGGAACAAGGATTGACGCATGCCATCTGAGATTGCCGGCAAACACGCGCTGGTGACGGGCGGCGGCCGGGGCATCGGCCAGGCAATCGCCAAGGCGTTGGCCGAACGCGGCGCGCGGATTAGCATCGTCAGCCGCACGGTGCACGAACACGCCGGCGCGTCGGCCGACGTCACGAACGAAGATCAAGTCCGTCGCGCCTTCGAAGCCTGCCGCGAGAAGAACGGACCGATCGAGATTCTCGTCAACAACTCCGGCATCGCCGAATCCGCACCGCTCATGCGCACGGGTCTGGCAATGTGGGAACGCATCATGGCGACCAACGTCACTGGGACGTTTCTGTGCACGCGCGAGGCCGTCGAGGATATGCTGATCGCCAAGTGGGGACGCATCGTCAACGTTGCGAGCGTCGCGGGATTGGGGGGCGCCCCCTACGTCTCGGCGTATTGCGCGAGCAAACACGCGGTCGTAGGATTCACGCGCTCGATCGCGGCCGAGTTCGAAGGCACGGGCGTCACCGCCAACGTCGTGTGTCCGGGCTACACCGAGACCGACATGATGCGCAAGGCCCTCGAGAACATCAAGAAGTTCACCGGCTGTACGGCAGAAGAAGCGCGCGAACGCCTCGCGAGCACCAACCCCGGCGGACGCATCGCGACCGTCGACGAGGTCGCCGAAGCGACGCTGGAGTTCGTCACCGGCGACCATAACGGCGCAGCCATGGTCGTCCCCGGGAACGTACTGGTTTAGTCGCCACTCACGCGACAGCTCCGCCACTGTCATCCTGAGCGTAGCGCCCAAAGGGCGCGAAGTCGAAGGGCAGGCGCATCTTCGCACGGTAAGGGAGTAGCAATGAAGGGTCGGGTGTATCTCTTCGTATTGCTTGGTATTAGCGCGCTTTCAGCGTGCCAAAGCTCTACGCCGGCAACACCGGCAGTACCGTCGATGGTCACGGATGCAACCGTGACAACCGCGTGGGGAAAACTCGTCGACGATCCGTCGGGCAAACCGTTACGCGGCGTACGCGTTGCGCTGGAACCGTGGAAGCCGTGCCGTGCGGAGCCGAACGTTCCATGGGCCTCCAAGACTCAGAAGCCGTGGAAGCAGCACGAGACGCTCGTGTGTCCGAACGCGCTCGCCACCGTCAAAACGCAAGTCGATGGGAGATTTTCCTTTAGGGCGCCTGCGGGACACTATTTGCTCGTCATCGGCAGCGACGATCCGAGCGATCTTACACGCCCAACGATTCACGACCAGATTTGGCTTAAGGGCGGCTCGCAGCATCTGCTCGCGCCGACGCCTTGTCCGACGCTCTATCCGCCAGGAAAGGTTCCCGCGGGCGCGCGCTGCTTGCCGCCGATTCCGCAAATTACGTTTCCCTCGCCGGAACGCAGCACCGACTACCGTTTGGTGACGATATCCCACTGGGAGAAGCCCTGCATCCGCGCCTTCGACTCGTATCGCGCCAAATGGAATCTCGACCCGGCGGTCGTCGACGAATGGCTAACGGAAAACAATCGCGCCCAAATTAGGGAGGTGCGTTCGCCGCATTTCCATCCTTGGGACGGCAACGCAAATATCACAAGCGGTTTCGTATTCCAGCCTTCAGGAGATAAAGACTGCGCCTTAAGCTTAATGAAGCTCGCCGGCGCTTTCGAAGTCGGCGTCGCAGGAACGCTCAGCTACTCCGCTGATCCACGCTCGCGCTGGGTGGCTGCGCTCAACCAAGCTCTGATAAATGGAAGACCGCAAGACGTCTGGATTAGCAACGGCGAGTATCCGCGAGATCCCCGCAACTGGAAAGACCGATTGTATCCAAGCTGGCCTTAGGTATCAACCGCCATAGCCTGCACCCTGGTCGAACGTGCAGCCTGCCTTTACATTGGCAGGTAGTGTGCTTTCGCCGAGGGTCAAAGAAGATGTAGGCGTCCAGGCCAACAGCGGGTAATCATCCTCTCCAGTCGACCCGGTATAGACATCGGCAGTGAAATTGATATTGTAGGGAACCGTTGCGCAGCCGGTTTGCCGGCCCGCGCTATCATATGTCGGGGTCTCGCGGTTTTGCCAAGTGCTCCACGTTCCCGCACTCGGGCTGTATTTGTATACCTCATCGGCGTAGTAGTATGTGATACAGTTATTGTTGCCGCAGGCGATAGGATTACTGCTGTTATCGTACTTCCACCATTGACCGATCGCTTCGGCGTAGCAAACGCTACCACTCGCGCAAGGCTGGATAACCTCTGCGGCAATCGTGTTTGTCGAACTTACCGTTCCGTTACTGTCCGTGAGAGCAAAGTAGCATTGTGACTGTGATGCCTCCGCGGACCCAATCAGGCTCGCGGTCGGCCCCGCGGCGCTATTGCCCTGCCATGACCAAGAGAGCGAGTTCGAGGGACAAAAGATCTGATCGGACACGCGCGAGGTCAAGAAACTGCCTGAGTAGCCCACCTCGTTCACCAAAACGCTGACTGACTTGCCCGTGCCGAACTTCATATCGACGGCTGCTTCGCCACTTTGACCCTTGTTGTACACCATGCATCCGTTGCTGTCGGTGCCGTATGGTCCAGTTGAGCCTTGATTTGAGAATGGCGCCGTGTCGCTCGCGTCGGGCGTTCCGAACGTATCGTTCGTGTACGCGCGCGGCTGATCGATCGCGCAGGGACCGACCGCAAATCCCGGCATCGGATAGCGTACCGCGCGCGGCCAGGTGTCGACCTCAGCGCTGCCGATGTTCGCGTTGAACGCGATGCCTTCACCGCGCTGCGATCCGGGATACTGATCGTAAATCGTTCCGCCGCAGTCGATCGGCGATCCGGGCACGGTGACCAGCAGCAGCGTGATGCTCGCCGTCGCCGGTTTCGACGATGGCGCACCCGGGGTCGTTCCGCTTGCCGCCGACGCCTTGACGTAGGGCGAGCACGCCGCATCCAACGACACTGCCGGTACCAACGCTTCGCTATCGTACGTCTTTGATAGTGGAATCGTCACCGCGCTGCCCTTCGTGGGAAAATCAGTGCTCGGCAGCGACATCGGCGAGCTGAGATGGGTGTACGTCTTTGCGCCGTACGCCGCCGAGAGCCAGCCCATGACTTGTACGCTCGTATCCGCCTGCTGTCCGTAATCGTCGGCAATCGTCGCGGTGCAGAGTCCTTCACCGGCGGGATCGAGCGGAAAGGCCGCGGGTGCATCGTTCATGCTGTCCGACGAGTTCGGGTACGAATATGGCGTGCTCGGCGGCGGAGTGGGCGTTGCTTTGGCCTCGGCGGCCGAATACGCCGGCGAGTACGGCGACGGCAGGACGTTGGGAAACGCCGCGACGCCGCTTCCGCACGCAAAGCCCGTCGCCGCAAACCAGTGGGTGTATCCCCATTCGGTCGCGACGAACGTTTGCTGCGCGTCAGCGGGCCAATGATAGACCAACGCTGCCGGGGTTACGATCGGAACGTTCGGCGTCGGCGACGGATTCGGTAATCCGGGTGCGCTCGCCACGCTCGACGTGCAGGCCAAGGTGCGGGTTGCGGTCGCACCCGACGGCGCGGAGAACGTTAACACGAACCCGCCCGTCGGACACGCCGGCTCGGCCGCGATCGAGGTAAACGTCGCGTTTCCGTTCGCATCGACCGTGGGATACGCAGGCTTACCGCTGACGTGTCCAGACGCGCCGAAGAAGATCGCGAACGGGGGCGCGCCTAGCGACTTCTCGGAAATGCTCGCATCGCTCGTGACCGGCATCGCGGTCGTGGGCTGTACGGCGTTGGTCGCACTCGGACGGCCGGCGTAGACGCGCAGTGTAAAGCCGCTGCGGCCGGTAATCGGCGCGAAGACGAGGGTCGCTCCGTTCGACGACGTCGCCGCCAGCGCACGCGCAGTACTCATTGCCGCGTCGTAATCGTTTGTGGCTTGCGCGAGCGCCCCCGGATGCAGTCCCATCATCCAGAAGCCGCCGGCGACCAGCAGCGTCGCGACGATCGCACACGCGACGATTGTTTCGATCAGCGTGAAACCGCGTTGACCTTCTCGCATACCACGAGAAGGTGCCCGCAATCAGCCCGGCGAGGCTAAGCGCCGTACCAGCGCAGGTGCGGCCAGATCTGGGAAAGCGGTGCGACCGGGTCGCGGCAGAGGTAAATCGGCGCCGGACCCTCGACCACCCAGCGATACGGCTCGGACGACGTCGCGACCAGGGTGACGTTGCGGTAGTACTTGCGCAAAATGTCGATGCGCGACGCACCGATCGCAAGCATCGTCGAGCCGTCATAGCCGTGGATGCCCCACAGATAGTAGTTGTTCTGACTCGAGATGACCGTCGGCAATCCGTATCGCTGGCCGAAGAAATCGAGCGCGCCGGCATCACCGTACGTGTCGGCGTAAATCGCCGTGCGCCGGCGAACGTCGAGCGGCAGTTTGAAATACTGTACGGCCACGTCGTGCGCCAGGCGCCCCCAGCCGAACTCTTCGGCGAATACCGGCTGCACCAGATGTGCCGGCGTCCCGTTGGATCCGGTGAGTCCGAGGCGTTGACTGTACGTGACGAGCGCGTCGACCGGCAGAATCGGCAGCGAGAGCGGCATCGCAAGGATTCCGACGGCGATCACCGCGCCGAGCTGCGCGTACCGAAACGCGACGGCCGCGCGCTCGATCACGATCGCGCCGAAGGCAAAGAGCGATGCGTACATGCCGACGATGTAATAGCCTTTGGCGTTGAGCGCTGCCGCGACGATGAAGACGAAGATATAGGCATAGGTGACGAATCGCATGTCGCGCACGCGCGAAAGCACGAACGGCGCGCACAGGCCGGCGATCCAAATCGGCGCCGAAACGGGATTGAGATAGAGCAGTTGCTCGAGCGCAAAGGCGCGTGCGTTGGTCCAGAAACTGACGTATTCTAGCGCGACGCCGTTTTGGAAGGTGGGCCGATGCGACGCGTCGCCCTGGAGAACGGTGACGATCGGCCAGCCGTGGGAGGCTTGCCACAAGATGTTGGGCAGCAGCGCCAGGATCGCGGTCAAGGTCGCGATTGCTAGCCACGGCGTGTTGAGGACCCGCCGCTCGCGCGTCAACGACAGCCCGGCCAGTAAGGCGACGGCCAGCAGCGCGATGGAGTACTTCGCGTACCCGCCGAGTACCACCGCGCCCGCGGCGGCCATCCACCATTGCTGCGTGTGCAACGTGTCTTGCCGCACGATGTTGCTGACGAGACGAATGCACGCGTAGACGAGCAACGTCCAGGTGAGCGGCTCGAACGACGACGTCGTTAACGTGTTGCCGAGCAGCAGATACGCCGGCGCGAGCATCGTTGCAAGGCCGGTAAGGATTTGCGCGAAGCGGCCGCCGCCGAGCTCGTTGGTCATCGCGACGGCGAAAAACACGGTCAGCGCTGCGGCGACGATGGGCAGAATCCGCAGCGCCGTGAGTTCGTATCCCGTCGGCATGGAGAGCAAGGCCGCAAGCGCAACGAGCGGCGGCTGATCGACGTAGCCCCACGCCAGGTGCTTCGAACAGGCGATGAAGTAGAGCTCGTCGCGAAAGTAGCCGTATCGCCACGCCGTGCCGAGATGCAGCATCTCGGCTACGATCCCGAGGATGCCTTCGATCATGCGCGCCGCGCGCTCCCAAGCAATCCGAGCGCGAACCCGCAGACTCCCGACCACAACCATGCGCCCAGCGCGATGTTCCAATCCCACCAGAGGCCGTCGGCCAGCAATGTCGCGACGAGATAGACGCCGATGTACGTCATCGGCACGAGCGCCGCGAACCAGAGAAAGGTGTTGCGCCGCGGCTGCGGATCGTAGCGCGCCACGAACGCGTCGGCGACGATGCCGGCGCACAACGATTGCGCGACGGTCACGAGCAGCAACGGCGTTTGGTTGGTAAAGGCCGCGGCCGCCGGAATATTGCCGAGCAAATACAGAATGGTGAGCGTGCCGAACTTCAGCCGCGTGCGAACTGCGGCCCAGAGCCCGAGTCCGGCCATCACGCTGCTTTGGAAGATCACGACCAGCACGCCGAGCGACACTTTGTAATAGCCGAAGGCAAGTGCGGTAAAGTAGGACGCTTGAAACGGTGCGATCGGCGGCGGCGCGTTGGTGCGGCCGGCTGCGGGATCGAACGCGTACGCGGTTCCGAAGTGCACGAGGATGAGCCAGGTCGCTAATCCGAGCGCGAGCGGCAGTTGCCGAGCGAACGTTGCCGGCGTGCGGTCGGCGATCACTGAGCGGATCGGGCCGCTCGACAGAAAGAAAATGCCGAGCCCCAACGCTTGATGCGTCGGGCTCAAGAGCGCGTCGACGCCCTCTTCGATACCCAGGATAAGGTGCCA
The window above is part of the Candidatus Baltobacteraceae bacterium genome. Proteins encoded here:
- a CDS encoding retropepsin-like aspartic protease, giving the protein MRAAVFALFLLGATAPVVIGSGLDGTRATIPVQVDGRTERCVIDTGASVMLLSADAARNAGLQFGAPLEEIAPDGRRYADYQTTITDFTAGSYTAHGMPARISSNLPSNVILCGYDFLSRVPTLIDRDHNQVTLFPATAAVDRMHCEPVDLTPRVPLGSIDVNGTKIGNVVLDSGATGGGVLWSGAGSNLTPAQYGMSCGQNAGIAFYDGGPVAQLQLCTSPQRPDGYNGLVETNLPTVHQIAIDYPNRRMCFQ
- a CDS encoding bifunctional salicylyl-CoA 5-hydroxylase/oxidoreductase, which produces MHLNCIGGGPAGLYFSLLVKQRFPDWKIRVVERNRPLDTFGWGVVFSDATLDNLRVADEPTHRAITQAFAHWDDIDIFFKGRKITSGGHGFSGIARKRLLQILQERAAGVGVDVAFQTEADDIEKYRDCDLLVGADGINSRVRQTYAATFQPDLDKRLCRFVWLGTTWPIDAFTFLFEETEHGWFTVHAYRFDEQLSTFIVECREETWLAHGLDSAGTDETIAFCQRLFGQYLGGHTLMANSAHLRGRDWLNFTRVSNASWIHENVVLLGDAAHTAHFSVGSGTKLAMEDAIGLADALTSRRDLGVALEEYVSARRLEVLKLQNAARNSTEWFENVARYASLPAEQFAYSLLTRSQRIGHENLRLRDTTYVEAVERWFAGENVTEGRVPPMFTPIALRGLELRNRVVVSPMDMYSAVDGFPNDFHMVHLGTRALGGAGLVFTEMTCVTRDGRISPGCTGMYLDEHVPAWKRIVHFVHEFSNAKICLQLGHSGPKGSTKLMWEGMDEPLEAGNWPVVGPSAVPYAQSHQVPRELSRSEMDEILRAFVRATQMGVEAGFDMVELHCAHGYLLSSFITPLRNHRTDEYGGSLENRLRYPLEIFAAMRAVWPQERPMSVRISATDWVDGGVGGADSVEIARAFKAAGADLIDVSTGQTSPDAKPVYGRMFQTPYADRIRNEIGIATMAVGNITEADQVNAILAAGRADLVALGRPHLADPFWTLHAAAQLGYEQAPWPVQYVPGKQQLERLVQRAKEQGLTHAI
- a CDS encoding SDR family oxidoreductase, whose protein sequence is MPSEIAGKHALVTGGGRGIGQAIAKALAERGARISIVSRTVHEHAGASADVTNEDQVRRAFEACREKNGPIEILVNNSGIAESAPLMRTGLAMWERIMATNVTGTFLCTREAVEDMLIAKWGRIVNVASVAGLGGAPYVSAYCASKHAVVGFTRSIAAEFEGTGVTANVVCPGYTETDMMRKALENIKKFTGCTAEEARERLASTNPGGRIATVDEVAEATLEFVTGDHNGAAMVVPGNVLV
- a CDS encoding type II secretion system protein, producing MREGQRGFTLIETIVACAIVATLLVAGGFWMMGLHPGALAQATNDYDAAMSTARALAATSSNGATLVFAPITGRSGFTLRVYAGRPSATNAVQPTTAMPVTSDASISEKSLGAPPFAIFFGASGHVSGKPAYPTVDANGNATFTSIAAEPACPTGGFVLTFSAPSGATATRTLACTSSVASAPGLPNPSPTPNVPIVTPAALVYHWPADAQQTFVATEWGYTHWFAATGFACGSGVAAFPNVLPSPYSPAYSAAEAKATPTPPPSTPYSYPNSSDSMNDAPAAFPLDPAGEGLCTATIADDYGQQADTSVQVMGWLSAAYGAKTYTHLSSPMSLPSTDFPTKGSAVTIPLSKTYDSEALVPAVSLDAACSPYVKASAASGTTPGAPSSKPATASITLLLVTVPGSPIDCGGTIYDQYPGSQRGEGIAFNANIGSAEVDTWPRAVRYPMPGFAVGPCAIDQPRAYTNDTFGTPDASDTAPFSNQGSTGPYGTDSNGCMVYNKGQSGEAAVDMKFGTGKSVSVLVNEVGYSGSFLTSRVSDQIFCPSNSLSWSWQGNSAAGPTASLIGSAEASQSQCYFALTDSNGTVSSTNTIAAEVIQPCASGSVCYAEAIGQWWKYDNSSNPIACGNNNCITYYYADEVYKYSPSAGTWSTWQNRETPTYDSAGRQTGCATVPYNINFTADVYTGSTGEDDYPLLAWTPTSSLTLGESTLPANVKAGCTFDQGAGYGG
- a CDS encoding glycosyltransferase family 39 protein, translated to MIEGILGIVAEMLHLGTAWRYGYFRDELYFIACSKHLAWGYVDQPPLVALAALLSMPTGYELTALRILPIVAAALTVFFAVAMTNELGGGRFAQILTGLATMLAPAYLLLGNTLTTSSFEPLTWTLLVYACIRLVSNIVRQDTLHTQQWWMAAAGAVVLGGYAKYSIALLAVALLAGLSLTRERRVLNTPWLAIATLTAILALLPNILWQASHGWPIVTVLQGDASHRPTFQNGVALEYVSFWTNARAFALEQLLYLNPVSAPIWIAGLCAPFVLSRVRDMRFVTYAYIFVFIVAAALNAKGYYIVGMYASLFAFGAIVIERAAVAFRYAQLGAVIAVGILAMPLSLPILPVDALVTYSQRLGLTGSNGTPAHLVQPVFAEEFGWGRLAHDVAVQYFKLPLDVRRRTAIYADTYGDAGALDFFGQRYGLPTVISSQNNYYLWGIHGYDGSTMLAIGASRIDILRKYYRNVTLVATSSEPYRWVVEGPAPIYLCRDPVAPLSQIWPHLRWYGA